CCCATCTCCTTGTCCTCATGTTGAGATTCTAAAATCTCCTTCATGCTCCTTTCTTCGGTtaatttctcacatttattcatggAGGTGCTTTGCTTGTTGCATGAGTCCCATGAGTCCAGGGTAGCGGTAATGTTAGCAAACTGAGCCATGATTTTTTCAAAtatgggaggtgattcatctTGTGATTGAGAGTTCTcatacattggaggtggttcatcttggtaatagtatggaggtggtggttcttgagggtattgggggttgaattggggtggttcttcatgtggttcatatggttcaaaaggtggttggtatggtgaatatggattggggtcatatggaggtgtttggtgaaatGGGGGCTTGTGAGTAGGGTGGTTCAAAACCATGTTGAGGGGTAGTTCATAGgcatgtggtggtggttgttgacaatCACAATAAGGGTCACCACATCTATTAGACTAATAtgcattaggattagaattataCCCATAAGAAATCGGAGGTTGTTGTTGCCAATAAGGTTGATCAATCCCTTGagactcctcccatctttgattgttccatccttgatgcatattgtCATTGTAGCTCCCATTTTCTACAAATAATTTGAGCCAAACTCATAGCAAaagtgatgagaattcataatagcaaagagaaacaaaaactaacaaaaatgagAAACAAAGTCCTAAATATGagaactaacaactaacaaagctcttggctagatatgagaactagaagtttatcctagttatcctccttaaTTGTGAtcacaaattgtccattgctaccacttagttaacctctaaccatggaggaaagtcaagtggatgaatcaacttgattccacaagtcctagccaactcccaagggaaaGACTAGTGTTAGTAgtatccaaatcaattagcaacttccaattgtcaatcaatcaaagaaattagataactcaagcgtcACTAATTACTCCACCTAGGCCAAGAATAAAGAGaactactcaaaaactagaggaaacattttatcaaacacctagtgtgcaagaaaagtaaacataacaaaatgcaagaattaaatgAAACCCATAACTATCAATAGCAAGAAATCAATAATAGTAAGCAAGATTAACATAAaagaacatggaaacataaaatcgcattaaagaaaattaagatccAACAAttgttcataaacataaaaaatggcaaaataaaggaattgaCAAGTAAAACTAGAAGAATAGATAtgtaataacaagaaattaaaaagaagaactaaatcaaaacaagaattataACTTGGATCCAAGAAGAATTAActaaaactaccctaaaatctagagagaggagagagcctctctctctctagaattctccctaaaacatgatgaaaactaaactatggcTACTTGGTTCatttccccttcaatccttgggttcaatagcatcagaaatgagttggattgggcccaaaatgaactagaaatcgctggccacgagttgctctTTAGTGAATTAGGTGCTCCATCAGCGCGTCCGCGCACATGGCACGTGCGCGCCCCTATACGTCAGGAAACTatgacaaattttatatcatttcgatGTCCCAGATGTTatctttccaatgcaactggaaccgcctcatttggacctctgtagctcaagttatggttgattgagtgcgaagaggtcaggcttgacagctttacggttccttcatttcttcatgagttctcccactttgcatgcttttctcctcacttcttccaccaatacttgccttatgaacctgaaattactcaacaaacatatcaaggcatcaaatggaattaaagtgaattaaaatcactaattttagggcctaaaagcatgttttcacatttaagcacaaatcaagggagaattgcaaaaccatgctatttcattaaataaatgtgagaaaaggtgataaaatctcccaaattaagaacaagataaaccacaaaattggggtttatcagctggcctcacggccatgcctggaccattattacttatgtattttcaatggtggagtttctaaacaccatagattaaggtgtggagctctgttgttcctcgagtattaatgcaaagtactattgctcttttattcaattcaagcttatttttattctaagatattcattcgtacccaagaacatgatgaatgtgatgattatgtgactttcatcaccattctcaacctatgaacgcgtgcctgacaaccactccgttctacatgaaaataagcttgaatgtatatctcttggattcctggtccatgcgTTCGATTGCctttcctgacaacagagccttcaattctttgagatcagagtcttcgtggtataagctagaatcaattggtagcattcctgagatccggaaagtctaaactttgtctgtggtattccgagtaggatctgggatgagttgactgtgatgagcttcaaagtcatgactgttgggcgtagtgacagacgcaaaaggatcattggatcttattccgatacaagtgagaaccgacagatgattagccctacgtaacccgtagctggaccattttcactgagaggatggatgatagccattgacgacggtgatcccctacatacagcttgccatagaaaggagtatgaaggattggatgaaggcagtaggaaagcagagattcagaaggaataacgcatctccatacgcttatctaaaatttccaCTAATAagttacataagtatctctatctttattttatgtttatttatcttttaattataaaaaccccataaccatttgaatccgcctgactgagatttacaagatgaccatagcttgcttcaagccgacaatctccgtgggatcaacctttactcacgtaaggtttattacttggacgacccaatgtacttgttggttagttgtgcgaagttgtgaaaaagagttgagattacaattgtgtgtaccaagttgttggcgccattgagatcacaattttgtacACCAGTCGCCATTTGTCCGACTGAGAAATCAATTCGAATTAGAGCATTTTCAGCTAGTATATAGGATTTAGTAATCATTTTCGTATtagaaaatgcatcaggcaattcatttgctatttttGTGTAAATGTGTAATCTTTTAAACTTTTAGTTCACATTTTTCTGATCGAGAATCTAAATGCATCAGAATGATGAATTCcaattaatttcttttacaaGAAGCTCATTCTCTCCCTctaatgttgaaaatttttattcatcaaaatgacaatctgcAAATCGAGGTTTAAACATATCTCCTATTTGTATCTCAAGaatcaagatacctcactatagagggagaatcacaTCCCAcataaatttctaattttctttgggATCCCATTTCAGTGCGAGAAGATGGGGCAAttggaacatatatcgcacactcAAAATTCTTCAACTGAAAAAGATTCGGCTGCTAGCCAAAAGCTAATTGTAGATGAGAGAATTGATGGTAACTTGTTGGTCTCAAATGAATAAGTGTTGCAGCATGTAAAATTGCATGCCCCAAATAGAGGTTGGAAGATTTGTTTTCATAAGTAAGGATCTAGCAATTAATTGAAGTCATTTAATAGGTAATTctactaacccattttgtgtgtaaACATGAGCTACTAGATGTTTAACGCTTATTCcgttagccatacaataagtaTCAAAGGCTTAGAAAGCGAATTCACCAACATTATtaagacgaattgctttgattggattttctagaAACTGTAGTTTTGATCAAATAATTTGAACaggtaatctcgcaaacgccaagTTGCGAGAAGACagtaagcacacatgtgaccatctcgaataTGCGTCTGTTAGAAccataaaataactaaaagatCCATATattggatgaataggtccacatatatcgtcttgaatcctttctagaaaTTCAGGAGACACAAATCtgatctttactggtgatggttttaaaattaactttttttatgaGAACATGTAggacaacaaaattcactagatttataAATCTTCTGGTtttttagtgaatgtccatgaaaattttcaataattctctgtATCATGGTTGTTTCAGGATGCCCCAATCGATGATGCcaaattatgaatttatttggGCTACTCAACTTTTGGTTTATAATGACATGTGATCCAATtgcactaattttagtataatataaccTAAAAgaaagtgagggtaacttttctaatataacctttttatttgaatcatgagtggtaatacataagtactcatgatttttctcattaattgtttcaatatgatatctatttcgacaaatatttttaaaactcaacaagtttcttagaGACTTGATAAACAATAATGATTATTTGTGTAAGGCTGCAGCTCTTGTGCCACTAAGCCAAACACACTCTTTAAGTTATTGTAAACtaataatagaatatataataatcaaGTTCACATGAGTAATGCTCCAAGCTTGCAATCTTacattagtttatattttattagaataACTTTAACCTCACATGtttattcatataattcaacttatatatatttatttctcttttaaaattttgattatttcttttttttataaacaaattatttttacttttaattttatctatatgtaactttttttatttttttttagattagaCCTATTNNNNNNNNNNNNNNNNNNNNNNNNNNNNNNNNNNNNNNNNNNNNNNNNNNNNNNNNNNNNNNNNNNNNNNNNNNNNNNNNNNNNNNNNNNNNNNNNNNNNNNNNNNNNNNNNNNNNNNNNNNNNNNNNNNNNNNNNNNNNNNNNNNNNNNNNNNNNNNNNNNNNNNNNNNNNNNNNNNNNNNNNNNNNNNNNNNNNNNNNNNNNNNNNNNNNNNNNNNNNNNNNNNNNNNNNNNNNNNNNNNNNNNNNNNNNNNNNNNNNNNNNNNNNNNNNNNNNNNNNNNNNNNNNNNNNNNNNNNNNNNNNNNNNNNNNNNNNNNNNNNNNNNNNNNNNNNNNNNNNNNNNNNNNNNNNNNNNNNNNNNNNNNNNNNNNNNNNNNNNNNNNNNNNNNNNNNNNNNNNNNNNNNNNNNNNNNNNNNNNNNNNNNNNNNNNNNNNNNNNNNNNNNNNNNNNNNNNNNNNNNNNNNNNCTTTACCATTTAGCATTTCTGTCCATTTTTAAGGTAATAAAAATCtatcaaaaccaaaataaaaatatcctatttaaAATTCTGTAATAATCAATTTTGATGTTTACTCAAAATCAAATCGTGAAAATTTTGGTCTTTACAGTCTTTTGATGCCGAAATGTTGATTCTCCTAAATCCAGAAAACCTGAAAAAGTAGACAATAGTGGGGACACGTGAGAGAAGTAAAGAGCAACGATAATTGGTGGCGCGAACGCGCTGAGTAAAGATCGCGTTGTAAGCGATGATAGCGTTGTGAAGTTAGCAGCAAAAAAGTCGTGTCAACGCGCCAATGATCCTCATCATCTTACCCCTCACACCCGTCTCGCTACTATTCTtcgttcttccttcttctctctaaCCCTTGTTCactccccctctctctctctctctccctttctTCCACCTCTTCTCCCCTGTCACAATAATctcataataataacaacaataataattaatttttgccTGATCATATCCACGTCCACATAGCCCCTTATATAAAACCCTCAACTCAAGGCACTCAGCCATGACTGGCAGAGAAATCCTCCACAAGATGAAGGTACTCACTTCATTAACCTATCCCTTgtttctttttagtttgtttacAACATgatttactaatttatttatttacgtaggtttttattttacttctttttcttcttgttctcaTGTTGATCCTTTTTCAGTCATGTTCTATGGACTTTACGTTATTAGGTATTGCTTAAATTTATGTTTGTTGCTGTTGCGATTGCCGTCTAATGCTTATGTGTTTACCTGTTCTTTCTACATTGACTAGTACCTCAGATCTATGGGAAAGTAGATATGTTgctatttctttttgttttagggGAGAttgattttatctttttattattatttactactatttttgttccattttttttcgcaaaaGTTGCTTTCTAGTTGAAACAGAACACATTGCCGGTATGAACAATGATATATGGACAGTGATAAAATTCATTGGTTAATTAGTAAGTTACTGGTATCAATCCTTTTGTGTGGCCAACAACGTTCAGAATTAAATGCACATCGTCCTTCATTGCTAACCTCGGATTGTGAATGAATCACGGGTTCAACATCCAGTTTCTTGACCTGTATCGCTTGTTCACATTAGAGGCAGAGAACAAATGGACAAAAAGTCCATTATATCCCTTTCGAAAGATTGGATTGCCATTGATATCCAATGCGCCAGCTCTTAGTAGTAAACTATGATGCACTTTTGACGACAAATTAAAACGAAATTTATGATGAGTATGTAACGCCAAGAAGTAAAATTTTACTGATATATAGGACTTGTTTCACAAGTCCAAGGATAATAGCAAAATAAGGTTATAATAATTGATTACAACTGCAATCGTTGTTCCTTGCAAAACAAGGTTTCATATGAAAATCCATTCCAGTATGACGAGTGATAGATTCTGTTAATGAGAGTTAGGTAAGTTAGTTGAATTAATTATGCATCTCTGCTAGGTGATTAGGAGGAGTTAGTTTGTGTTGGTAATAAGTTTATTGTAGTAGTTTGTACTTCACTTGTGTGTTGTCATTAATGAGAAGCTCTATCTGTTTAGCATTTATGTGATTCCTGTAATAAAATCCAAGTagattttcttctttatttttgaattccttGAAAGCTTGATGCCTGTAGCTATACTTTATTTAGGAAAGTTTATGTTTATGGAGTAGACGAGTTCATAAGATTTCTCCTACTTTGTTTATTATTGCAGGAAAAAGTGTTGGGGTCATCAGATCCTGATTCAGGGAAAGGAAAGAGCAAGATGTCTAAGAACATAACTCATGGCTTCCATTTGGTAAAGGGAAGATCAGATCATGCTATGGAAGACTATCTTGTTGCTCAATTTAAGCAAGTCGAAAATAATGAGTTGGGTTTGTTTGCAATATTTGATGGCCACTCTGGTCACAGTGTACCTGATTACTTGCGGTCTCATTTGTTCGATAACATCATGAATGAGGTAATtaaggttctttatttttctccttGCCTGATCCATATTCTACTTTCTGCTAATTATAAACTGCATTCAAATTTTCAGGCATATTTGCATATCTGTGGAAcctgaattaaatttaaaatttagcaATGCCAGCACAagttaattgaatttgattacTATGCCTGATGAGAATTTAATTCATACTTTtctcaaaacaaaataataaaaaagctaTTGATAATTTGCTTCTAGGACTTCGACATtgtctatctttattttcttcctccttttgttttgtttaattgAACAGAAGTGCTACATAGCCCAAAATAACATATAACCTCTTTCTGGTCAACTCATCCCCCTTTTTTTGTTTCGTGTAGCCTGACTTCTGGACAGACCCTGCTAATGCTGTGAAGAGAGCCTATAGTGTAACTGATTCTACTATTTTGGAGAAATCAGGCGAATTGGGCAGAGGGGGTTCAACTGCTGTTACAGCAATATTGATTAATTGTCAGAAGCTAATAGTGGCCAACATTGGGGACTCTCGGGCTGTCTTATCGGTGAATGGCAAGGCCAAACAACTATCTGTGGATCATGAACCAAACACAGAATGGGAGGACATCAAGAACAGAGGTGGTTTCGTATCTAACTTCCCAGGTATGAcagttaaaaatttaatctaCTACTTCAGGTTTTCCTTGATCTGAGTTCCAAGTGTtgcagttaaaaaaaattggggtGCGTTTGTTGTTTTCCCTcacaaaaaagtaaattttttttactgggGAGAAACAATAGTTTTCAGTTGTCACATTCTGAATGAATttctcaaaataattttttcttaaaaaattaaaaaataataaaagatatcaATTTTCAGCTTTTTCAGAAAAGCTAAACAATGTAGCCtctaattaaattcatatttcagttttttatttaagttacataaaatgttaataaattacttttttgaaaatttgacacaaaaaaTACTTCAACTCTGGTTAAtcaaaaaaaagggaagaaactTCAGAACTTGTAGCTGAGTAAGCACATTTTTAAGTATTTAGTctgattttttattgatattgacTTTTAAGTTCTTCACTTAGAACATGATAAATTTCGTTCCAGAAGATACAACCTTTTTTTGTGATGAATTCAGGGGATGTTCCACGGGTTGATGGGCAATTGGCAGTGTCGAGGGCATTTGGTGACAAAAGCCTGAAGAAACACTTGAGCTCTGATCCATATGTGACAGTGGAGCTCATAGGTGATGGTGCAGAGTTTATCATATTAGCCAGTGATGGTTTATGGAAGGTCAGATTTCATATACCATGATATGATTTTTCTGCCGATTAATTCCTTTttaaacacacacacaaaatGAGGTGCAAATTGACTATCTAATTGTCTAAATGTGCATTTTCTCATTGATCCCGCATTTATGTTGATCATTACATAGTTCCATTTTGTAAGATATATCAAACATTTATGCTGCATTTGGTTGTTTTCCTATTAAAAGAAAAGCTTTTTTTACcattaatttttgttgttgttagtctattaaaatttgaaaattgtttaatttagtTCCTGTCATCAGTTTGTTTGGTTAAGTGCTAATTTGACATGTTAAATCTTGACGATTTAATACATCTGCAATTATTAGAACAAACTAACTGTATGAAATAAAATTGgcaacttttaaattttactagataaaacaaaaaatttaaagtggAGTAAAGTACCAAAACTGATTATGAGACGCTGACAAATCTGACaataaaagaactaaaattAACTTGCATCCATAAAAGACGGACTTTGGTTGACAAAGCTAGCTGAATTCTAAGATCATCTCCATTAAGGAACTCATTCCAGTTCCTATTTATGGTCCATCTGACATAAAAAGTAACTCACATCAGTTTTTGcgtcataaacagtaaatatgaactcaaagcatctctatgtaattatttttttcaataatattatttaaatttataaatttaaaaataattcactattaaaagatattaatattaaaaaaattcatatataacaataatacacaatatattaaatttaattttttaatataaataaaatggtAAGTTATTATTGGTGAATAT
The genomic region above belongs to Arachis duranensis cultivar V14167 chromosome 3, aradu.V14167.gnm2.J7QH, whole genome shotgun sequence and contains:
- the LOC107478516 gene encoding probable protein phosphatase 2C 39, which produces MTGREILHKMKEKVLGSSDPDSGKGKSKMSKNITHGFHLVKGRSDHAMEDYLVAQFKQVENNELGLFAIFDGHSGHSVPDYLRSHLFDNIMNEPDFWTDPANAVKRAYSVTDSTILEKSGELGRGGSTAVTAILINCQKLIVANIGDSRAVLSVNGKAKQLSVDHEPNTEWEDIKNRGGFVSNFPGDVPRVDGQLAVSRAFGDKSLKKHLSSDPYVTVELIGDGAEFIILASDGLWKVMSNQEAVDAIKDIKDARSAAKHLTEAAVNRKSSDDISCVVVRFQ